The bacterium genome includes the window CCTGATTATCCGCGACCTGCTGCGCAAAGGGCCGCTCAAGTTCCTCGATCTTGAGTTGTCGCTTCAGGGCATCAGCCCCAATACGCTGTCCGCCCGCCTCAAGACTCTGGAGGAGGCCGATCTGGTCGAGCGGCGCTTCTATGAGCAACACCCCCCGCGTGCGGAATATCTGCTCACCGCCAAGGGCCGCGAGCTCGGGCCGGTGCTGCGCGCCCTCAAGGACTGGGGTCTGAAACATACGCGCTGATGCGCAAACC containing:
- a CDS encoding helix-turn-helix domain-containing protein; protein product: LIIRDLLRKGPLKFLDLELSLQGISPNTLSARLKTLEEADLVERRFYEQHPPRAEYLLTAKGRELGPVLRALKDWGLKHTR